In Bacillus cytotoxicus NVH 391-98, the following are encoded in one genomic region:
- a CDS encoding TIGR01457 family HAD-type hydrolase, whose amino-acid sequence MYKGYLIDLDGTMYRGEEQIEEASDFVKVLQEHGIPYLFVTNNSTRKPAQVAEKLVRFDIPAEPEQVFTTSMATANFIYERKQDATVYMIGEEGLHDALVEKGFELVDENPDFVVVGLDRDITYEKLAKACLAVRNGATFISTNGDIAIPTERGLLPGNGSLTSVVAVSTGVDPIFIGKPESIIMEQALKVLDVTKEEAIMVGDNYDTDILAGINADMDTLLVHTGVTTVEKLKDYEVQPTHVVHNLTEWIEKM is encoded by the coding sequence ATGTACAAAGGCTATTTAATTGACTTAGATGGTACGATGTATCGCGGTGAAGAACAAATTGAAGAAGCAAGTGATTTTGTAAAAGTATTACAAGAGCATGGCATTCCATATTTATTTGTAACGAATAATTCAACGCGAAAACCGGCACAAGTTGCTGAAAAACTGGTTCGTTTCGATATTCCAGCTGAACCAGAACAAGTATTTACAACGAGTATGGCAACAGCGAACTTCATTTATGAACGGAAACAAGATGCAACTGTATACATGATTGGTGAAGAAGGTTTACACGATGCTCTTGTGGAAAAAGGATTTGAACTTGTGGATGAAAATCCTGATTTCGTCGTTGTTGGTTTAGACCGCGACATCACATATGAAAAATTAGCAAAAGCTTGTCTTGCTGTGCGTAATGGCGCAACGTTTATTTCTACAAACGGAGACATTGCTATTCCGACTGAGCGAGGGTTACTACCCGGGAACGGTTCACTAACATCTGTTGTAGCAGTATCCACAGGTGTAGATCCAATCTTTATTGGGAAACCAGAATCCATTATTATGGAACAAGCCTTGAAAGTACTTGATGTGACGAAAGAAGAGGCAATCATGGTTGGGGATAACTACGATACCGACATATTAGCAGGGATAAATGCTGATATGGATACGCTTCTTGTCCACACTGGAGTCACAACTGTGGAAAAATTAAAAGATTATGAAGTGCAACCAACGCATGTTGTGCATAACTTGACGGAGTGGATTGAGAAAATGTAA
- a CDS encoding helix-turn-helix transcriptional regulator, translating into MGETRTTKEEIVQLLKINGEHTVAELAKSLDITEMAVRRHLSKLEKEQLIDSKMVRQHVGRPTYLYGLSQKGEDTFPKEYKQFAIDMLKDLASSGNEELLRQILKARTNRMKEHLQKRVNGKGNLAYKLQEVAAIQEKNGYMVQVEQEDEQSFILKKQNCPLMAIAEKFPQLCEDEKDMYKQLFSEADVRILTNMCDGDCNCSYQIQEKK; encoded by the coding sequence ATGGGGGAAACGCGTACAACAAAAGAAGAAATTGTACAGCTTTTAAAAATCAATGGGGAGCACACTGTTGCGGAGTTAGCAAAATCATTGGACATTACGGAAATGGCAGTACGTCGCCATTTAAGTAAACTCGAGAAAGAGCAACTGATTGATTCCAAAATGGTAAGACAACATGTTGGACGACCGACATATTTATACGGTCTTAGTCAAAAAGGAGAAGATACATTTCCGAAAGAATATAAGCAATTTGCAATCGATATGCTGAAAGATTTAGCGAGCAGTGGTAATGAAGAGCTACTTCGGCAAATATTGAAAGCACGAACAAACAGAATGAAAGAGCATCTTCAAAAACGAGTGAATGGAAAAGGGAATTTGGCATATAAATTGCAAGAGGTAGCTGCAATTCAAGAGAAAAATGGTTATATGGTACAAGTGGAACAAGAAGATGAACAATCGTTTATCTTGAAAAAACAAAATTGTCCATTAATGGCCATTGCAGAAAAATTTCCGCAGTTATGTGAAGATGAAAAAGATATGTACAAACAATTGTTTTCTGAAGCGGATGTAAGGATATTAACCAATATGTGTGATGGGGACTGCAATTGCTCCTATCAAATTCAAGAGAAAAAATAA
- a CDS encoding DUF86 domain-containing protein, with protein sequence MYFVDRKKIEKMLTCLEQVVDTFQEKKIYETNFEYYALERMSHLIIDCILDVGNAMIDGFIMRDPGSYEDIIDILMDEKVISGAEGEGLKEVILLRKMLMQDYIEMNHEKIYETIQRQIPFVQTYPANIRRYLEKELGPVSAFVAE encoded by the coding sequence ATGTACTTTGTAGATAGAAAAAAGATTGAGAAAATGTTAACGTGTCTAGAACAAGTTGTAGATACATTTCAAGAGAAAAAAATATATGAAACAAATTTTGAATATTATGCGTTAGAACGCATGTCCCATCTTATCATTGACTGTATATTAGATGTTGGTAATGCAATGATTGATGGATTTATTATGCGGGATCCAGGAAGTTATGAAGATATTATTGATATTTTAATGGATGAAAAAGTAATCAGCGGAGCGGAAGGAGAAGGACTGAAAGAAGTGATTCTTCTTCGAAAAATGCTTATGCAAGATTATATTGAAATGAATCATGAAAAAATATACGAAACAATTCAAAGACAGATTCCATTCGTACAAACATATCCTGCGAATATTCGTCGTTATTTAGAAAAGGAATTAGGACCTGTATCTGCATTTGTTGCAGAATAA